One genomic segment of Thunnus albacares chromosome 18, fThuAlb1.1, whole genome shotgun sequence includes these proteins:
- the prlra gene encoding prolactin receptor a, with translation MMKRVMEAVLLLLLVFTSHAKGTRYSPPGKPALTSCRSPEKETFTCWWQPGSDGGLPTTYALYYRKENSDTVYECPDYRTAGQNSCFFNKNDTSIWVNYNITVVATNSLGSTFSDPVDIDVVYIVQPNPPEKVSVTLMEDRGLPFLRVSWEPPRKADTRSGWITLIYEIRIRLDGENDWEMHPAGQQKLFNIFGLRSGGTYLVQVRCKPDHGFWSEWSSTSYIRFPDYFHREKSVWILITVFSACIFLILTWLLHINSHSLKHCLLPPVPGPKIKGFDKQLLKNGKSEDVFNALVVSDFPPTPSSNYEDLLVEYLEVYVPEEQELMLEEGKDLHDSCLKSEGSTSDSDSGRGSCDSHTLLMDKCGEAKDEERRTGQEGGRLRTETKRHQKDWEEEALAYAHEDMVSPDMSSGRVKTWPSVFSPLPQYSSSPADQQSSLEMAKHHCLSDSVFPPGSTSFYLTQPGHSSNEALGPSYWEFCLSTKQPHSLHPQMQARQQLQAHSDINISSIGRKQVPAGHESPALQSTEYVEVQRVNEDNMVLLQPVESGQGQHEGSPQVLRGEDYSKVKRVDSNNMLLLQRKVDVMEEEVDRCPSEDQGTNGVTESCYTSSTITNTQKPTACIHTAMPVQEERVLFASGYVDTATMPTY, from the exons ATGATGAAGAGAGTCATGGAAGCAGTTCTGCTGTTGTTGCTAGTCTTCACGTCGCATGCTAAGGGAACAC GCTACAGCCCGCCAGGGAAACCCGCGCTGACCAGCTGTCGTTCTCCTGAAAAAGAGACCTTCACCTGCTGGTGGCAGCCAGGCTCTGATGGAGGACTGCCCACTACGTACGCCCTGTACTATCGCAAAGAAAA CTCTGATACGGTGTACGAGTGTCCCGACTACCGCACAGCAGGACAGAACTCCTGCTTCTTTAACAAGAACGACACGTCCATTTGGGTCAACTACAACATCACCGTGGTGGCCACCAACTCACTGGGCAGCACCTTCTCCGACCCCGTGGATATAGATGTTGTCTACATTG tCCAGCCTAATCCTCCGGAGAAGGTGTCAGTGACTTTAATGGAGGACAGAGGCTTGCCTTTCCTCCGGGTGTCATGGGAACCGCCACGTAAGGCTGACACTCGTTCCGGTTGGATCACACTCATCTATGAGATCCGCATCAGGTTGGATGGAGAAAACGACTGGGAG ATGCACCCTGCTGGCCAGCAGAAGTTGTTTAACATTTTCGGGCTGCGGTCAGGTGGTACTTACCTCGTTCAGGTGCGCTGTAAGCCTGATCATGGCTTTTGGAGTGAATGGAGTTCCACTTCCTACATCCGCTTTCCTGACT ATTTCCATCGGGAAAAGTCAGTGTGGATTCTCATTACTGTCTTTTCTGCGTGcatcttcctcatcctcacatGGTTGTTACACATTAACAGCCACAG TTTGAAGCACTGTCTGCTTCCACCAGTCCCTGGTCCTAAAATCAAAGGATTTGATAAGCAGCTTCTTAAG AATGGCAAGTCAGAGGACGTTTTCAATGCACTGGTGGTGTCTGATTTCCCCCCAACCCCATCATCCAACTATGAGGACTTGCTGGTGGAGTACTTAGAGGTGTATGTCCCTGAAGAGCAGGAGCTAATGCTGGAGGAAGGCAAGGATCTTCATGATAGTTGCCTCAAATCCGAGGGCTCCACATCTGACAGTGACTCCGGCCGAGGTAGCTGCGACAGCCACACTCTGCTGATGGATAAGTGTGGAGAGGcaaaagatgaagagagacgAACAGGTCAGGAAGGTGGTCGACTgaggacagagacaaagaggcaCCAGAAAGACTGGGAGGAGGAGGCGCTGGCCTATGCTCATGAAGATATGGTTAGCCCTGATATGTCCAGTGGGAGGGTGAAGACCTGGCCTTCAGTGTTTTCTCCACTGCCCCAGTACAGCTCAAGCCCAGCGGACCAACAGAGCTCACTTGAGATGGCCAAACACCACTGCCTCTCCGACAGTGTGTTCCCACCAGGCTCCACATCCTTCTACCTCACCCAACCTGGCCACAGCTCCAACGAGGCTCTCGGACCTAGCTACTGGGAGTTCTGTTTGAGCACCAAGCAACCTCATTCGCTCCATCCCCAGATGCAGGCCCGCCAGCAACTCCAGGCCCACAGCGACATCAACATCTCCAGCATCGGACGCAAACAGGTACCTGCTGGCCATGAGTCGCCCGCTCTCCAGTCCACTGAGTATGTCGAAGTCCAGAGGGTCAACGAGGATAATATGGTGCTCCTCCAGCCCGTTGAGTCGGGCCAAGGCCAGCATGAAGGCAGCCCGCAGGTTCTTCGGGGGGAGGACTACAGCAAGGTGAAGAGGGTGGACAGTAACAACATGCTGCTGCTCCAGAGAAAGGTGGATGTGATGGAAGAAGAGGTGGACAGGTGCCCTTCTGAGGACCAGGGGACAAATGGAGTGACGGAGAGTTGCTACACATCATCCACCATCACCAATACCCAGAAACCTACAGCCTGCATTCACACTGCCATGCCGGTCCAGGAAGAAAGGGTCCTGTTTGCCAGTGGTTATGTTGACACTGCCACCATGCCCACATACTAG